Proteins encoded in a region of the Coffea eugenioides isolate CCC68of chromosome 4, Ceug_1.0, whole genome shotgun sequence genome:
- the LOC113768109 gene encoding UDP-glycosyltransferase 89B2, producing MSQEKAHILIFPYPAQGHMLPLLDLAHQLSIRGLDITILVTPKNLPLLNPLLCRDPSIQTLVLPFPSHPSIPPGVENVKDLPVGGFRTMMYTLRNLHNPLKEWFKNHVSPPTAIIFDMFLGSANRLADELSIPGYVFSPSGGLALSVIYSLWRHMPKRKDPSSDEENVPLPVPNCPSYPWWQLSPVYRSFADNETDLISKTIKENLDGDMASFGLVINSVSELEGVYMDHLKDFLGHPRVWSVGPVLPPSASGDASGPAERGGASSISASEILTWLDQIEEDHSVIYVCFGSQAVLTNEQMEALTLGLEKSGAKFILSVKGATQGHEESEKYGLIPPGFEERVAGRGLVIKGWAPQVLILRHSAVGAFLTHCGWNSVLEGIGAGVPMLAWPMGADQYSNATLIVNELEVGVRACEGDENVPDSDELAGVLAKAICGFQEERKRAKELQKAAFDAAQEGGSSFKNLDNLALHFSEEASKRQSC from the coding sequence atgtcccAGGAAAAGGCTCACATCTTGATCTTCCCCTACCCCGCCCAAGGCCACATGTTACCCCTCCTAGACTTGGCTCATCAATTATCCATCCGCGGCCTGGACATTACCATTTTAGTCACTCCGAAAAACCTCCCTCTCTTAAACCCTCTTCTCTGCAGGGACCCCTCCATCCAAACTCTTGTTTTGCCATTTCCATCCCACCCTTCCATCCCACCTGGTGTTGAAAATGTCAAGGACCTCCCCGTTGGGGGTTTTCGGACCATGATGTACACCCTCAGAAACCTCCACAATCCCCTTAAAgaatggttcaagaatcatgtTTCTCCACCAACAGCTATCATTTTTGATATGTTCCTGGGTTCGGCTAATCGGCTTGCTGATGAGCTGAGTATTCCCGGGTACGTTTTTTCTCCCTCTGGTGGCTTGGCTTTGTCTGTTATTTACTCTCTTTGGCGTCACATGCCAAAAAGGAAAGATCCCTCCAGCGATGAAGAAAATGTTCCTCTTCCGGTCCCAAATTGCCCATCTTATCCTTGGTGGCAATTATCCCCTGTTTATCGTAGTTTTGCCGATAATGAGACTGACCTCATATCGAAAACTATTAAAGAAAATTTGGATGGGGACATGGCCAGTTTTGGGTTGGTGATCAATTCAGTTTCCGAGCTGGAAGGGGTTTATATGGATCATCTAAAGGACTTTTTGGGGCATCCCAGGGTGTGGTCTGTGGGGCCAGTGTTGCCACCTAGTGCTAGTGGTGATGCATCTGGCCCGGCTGAGAGAGGCGGGGCAAGCTCAATTTCGGCTAGTGAAATTTTAACATGGCTGGATCAAATTGAGGAGGATCATTCCGTGATTTACGTGTGTTTTGGGAGTCAGGCTGTTTTGACAAACGAGCAAATGGAGGCCTTGACTTTGGGTTTGGAGAAGAGCGGGGCGAAATTTATTTTGTCTGTTAAGGGAGCTACGCAGGGTCACGAGGAAAGTGAAAAGTATGGTCTAATTCCACCAGGATTTGAAGAAAGAGTGGCTGGGAGGGGACTTGTGATTAAGGGTTGGGCTCCACAAGTTTTGATTTTGAGGCATTCTGCAGTTGGTGCATTTTTGACACATTGTGGGTGGAATTCTGTTCTCGAAGGAATTGGGGCTGGAGTGCCTATGTTGGCTTGGCCTATGGGTGCTGATCAATATTCTAATGCTACTTTGATTGTCAATGAGCTTGAGGTTGGGGTTAGAGCTTGTGAGGGTGATGAAAATGTGCCAGATTCGGATGAATTGGCAGGTGTTCTGGCTAAAGCTATCTGTGGATTTCAAGAAGAGAGGAAAAGGGCCAAGGAGTTGCAGAAGGCAGCTTTTGATGCCGCACAAGAAGGTGGGAGTTCGTTCAAGAATTTGGACAATCTGGCGTTGCATTTTTCTGAAGAGGCTTCAAAGAGACAAAGTTGTTGA